In Hypanus sabinus isolate sHypSab1 unplaced genomic scaffold, sHypSab1.hap1 scaffold_238, whole genome shotgun sequence, one genomic interval encodes:
- the LOC132387937 gene encoding probable G-protein coupled receptor 139 isoform X1 — MDHTPGGTAWNITRNEKNTFWMVPYILAEDDWLTVDYRMMSVFITIQVIFFPVLAIIALPVNTVTIFILSRGKCGLSRVVTCYLVAMAVADILVLILDLILSKIPLMYTPYLVFVLSMPKVCNIQAALIYTVTDCSVWFTVTFTFDRFVAICCQKLKTKYCTGKTAGVVLGTVTAISCLKNIYWYLRLSEIYTWSINPFICKKRDYYLNFTSEVDLFYYFLTPVFPFLLVLVTNVFTVRHVLVTSRTRRRLRVPGNGQSVRDPEMEKRRKSLVLLLIVSGNFILLWAPFTVFSAWDRICDLTNFVLPPESLRELGIILQLLSCCTNTALYAFTQTKFRVQLTNVVKSPLALFVVKKW, encoded by the exons ATGGATCACACACCGGGAGGGACAGCTTGGAATATAACAAGAAATGAGAAAAATACCTTCTGGATGGTTCCATATATTTTGGCAGAGGATGATTGGCTAACGGTAGATTATCGAATGATGAGTGTGTTTATCACCATTCAAGTGATTTTCTTCCCCGTCCTCGCTatcattgctcttcccg TGAACACggtgaccatattcatcctgtctcgtggtaagtgcggcctctccagagttgtcacttgctacctggttgccatggcagtggcGGATATTCTGGTCcttatcctggacctgatattgagcaagattccactTATGTACACGCCATACCTCGTTTTCGTCCTATCAATGCCCAAGGTGTGTAATATCCAGGCTGCTCTGATTTACACCGTCAcagactgttcggtctggttcaccgttacgttcacctttgatcggtttgtcgccatttgttgccagaagctgaaaacaaaatattgcaccgggaaaactgcgggtGTTGTTTTGGGGACAGTGACTGCGATCAGCTGTTTGAagaatatttactggtatttGCGGCTCTCAGAGATATACACATGGTCAATCAATCCATTCATTTGTAAAAAGAGAGATTATTATTTGAATTTCACTTCTGAGGTTGACTTATTCTATTACTTCCTCACCCCTGTAttcccatttctgctggttctagtAACGAATGTTTTCACCGTCAGGCATGTCTTGGTTACGAGCAGAACTCGCAGGAGACTCAGGGTTCCCGGAAACGGACAGAGTgtcagagacccggagatggagaaacgcaggaaatccctcgttttattGCTGATCGTCTCCggcaatttcatcctgctgtgggcacctttCACTGTGTTCTCTGCGTGGGATCGGATATGCGATCTTACCAATTTCGTGCTTCCGCCCGAATCTCTGCGAGAACTTGGCATCAttttgcagcttctgagctgttgtacaaacacggccctttacgcctttacacagaccaagttcagggTGCAACTAACTAATGTGGTAAAATCTCCGCTCGCTCTCTTTGTAGTGAAGAAGTGGTGA